The sequence TCTTTAGGATTTGACTTTCATATTAAACTGACACAATTATGTATCACAGTGCATTTCTCTCTGCAAGAGCAGACTATTTGACTATGTGTTATCTCCATGTTTTATTTGTAAAGCTTTCCTCTGTGAAAGCAACTGAAACAGGTACTGTTTATATATAATGAAACTGTAATGTATATATTTACAAATGATTTCAGAAAAcagaattatatttatattttaaatgcattaataaaattatacatttcaTGAAGGATCCATGGAAATGATATGTTAAATcataaaaaatgaatttatgaAATAACCTAGCTTATAATAAGGTGACTTTAGGGTAGGCAGTGTAACCTGTAAAGCCCACATAGGAAGATCCCTTAATCTCATTGACTCCACTAAGTAATATTGTGATAACACATCTTTATCATTTCCCTGAGAACAACTGTGTCCCATTACTCTCCCCACAGCATCCTTCACCTGTTTGTTCCTGAGACTGTAGATGAGAGGATTCAGGAAGGGAGGAACCATTGTATAGAAGGCAGAGAGAACCATGTCCTGGAGGGTGTCAGAGGTTGCTGAGGACCTCAGGTACACACCTGAGCCAGAACTAAGGAATAGGGAAAACACGAGGATGTGAGGGGTGCAGGTAGAGAAGGCCTTCCCTGGGGCTCTGGTGGGAAATTTTGCACAgtagaaaatatgtgaaaatatgaCATGATTATTATACCAAAGGATCCCCCACCAACTGCCACAGCAGAGACAAGAAGGAGGACCATGTTGCTGGTGGTGTCAGAGCAGGAGAGCCTCAGCAGAGAGGGGACATCATAGAAGAACTGGTGGACCACGTTTGACTGGCAGTAGGACAGCTGGAATGTGTTCCCTGTGTGCACACCTGCATACAGCAGACCACTTAGCAGGGAAGCCAAGGTCATGCGGACACAAATCTGAGGGTTCATGATGAGGGGGTACTGCAGGGGCtggcagatggccacatagcaGTCCCAGGCCATGATGGTGAGAAACAGAAGTTCAACACATGCACAGAAAATGACCAAGAAGATCTGTGTTGCACAGCCAGCCACTGAAATGGCCCTGTTGCCAGTGAGAGAGTTGACACAGGCATTGGGGACAGTGATGGAAATGTAACACATGTCCAAGATGGACAGGTtcctgaggaagaagtacatgggtgtgTGCAGGTGCTTGTCAGCAGTGGTGACAGTGACAATGAGAAGGTTTCCTAATAAGGTGCCCAGGTAGGTCATTGTGAATACTGTGAAATAGAGGAAACTCAGATCCCAGCCATCAGGAGAGCCCAGGAGGAGAAATTCAGTTACCATGGTGACATTGGCCATTTGCTGGAAATTCTGGTTGTCTGGGATGataaagagagaagagaaaggaagaaaaaaagaacagggtCTGGGTGTGACCTACAGGGCTTGTCCTAAGCTCCCCATCAGACCTCCCTGACCTAATGAGACACCCATGTGGAGCATTTCCAGGGGTTTTCCCCTCTTCTGCATGACCACCTGTCTGACAGTGCATTCTTTAATATTCTCAGATGTATTTACCTTTAATTTATTCCATGAATATAATTTCCACATTATTGTGCCATTGTATTCACCCTTAATAATGCATATAATAATTACTTTCTACTTTTTTAATATATAGGAAACTATTCATAATGGTGGAGAATATATCTCCATGAACATGAAAAAATTGGTCTCATTTGGAAAGCGTCTCAAGAATTCACTTTCCCACCCAGGCTCACAGGTCCAGTGTTGTGAAAACTGAGGTTACCTGACTGGACTTAGACTTGCCTGCAGTCCCCCACTCTCCCTGCTGCTCCCCCAGAACATGCATGGTGCTGTCTTATGGCCACAGGACCTCAGCCAGACCAGTCCCAGCCCCCACTGAGGCTCTTTCCTCTCCCAACTGATCAGGGTTAGGTCTTTTCAACCTCCTGGTACCAGCCCAGCTGACATTGACCTAACTTCTACCTTTAccttgttctatttttatttcatgttcaGCACCATGAAGTTGAAGCTTCTTTTGTCCAACACATAATTTGCCTTAGTCTTGGTGACACCTTCTATTATATTGATTTCTTATCCACATCACAATCCCACAAACTGAAACTGGCTGTAAACCCTAAAAGGAAGGTTTTGCTCATAGTTTCAACACTTCTTCAGCAGTTCAGATCAGTTCACTCCTGAGTTACCTGCATCTTCATCTTTTCAGCCCTCTGAAAACCATGATCCTCCTCAGTGCCTTGCCAGGTTAACCACACATGTTCTTAGAAAAAAGACCTTCCTTCTCATTCTGCCTGAGCTCTTCTGGAAGTCTGTGTGTCTTCCAGGGCAATAGGTGGGGTGGTCAGATTCAGGTAGGTTGCTGTTAATTTGGTGGTGAGTGTGAAGTTCAAGTGGTCAGTCTACCTGGAATCTGTTCCTCCTGACACACACCTGACATTCATCCTGAGGGACCCTCTTGTTCACTGCTGACTTTTTTACTGTGATGTATTAATTTCCTTTTCCCTTTAGTAGGTATTGGGCTTTAAAGGAGACTCCACTGGAATCTTTCCTCTGAAACCTTCATAATCTCTAATTTTTCTTCCAATTTTGTTAAGTATTAGAAATCAACATGGTATACAACCTTTCAGCCAATCAATATATATTCATCACCCCAAGTCATTGGTACAAATTCCTTGATTTGGGACCTTGTATTATCCATCATTTTACCTTTCAGTAGCAGTGCATGACTTCCTGTGCAATGGTTAATAACCTAGCACCGGGTGGCATTGTTCAGACTACTCATTTAGATTGGTTTTCTTTATGCCCCTGATTTACAGCTGAAAAGCTCCCAAGCAGGCTCTGCCCAGTCTGCAGTGCTGTAGCACACACAGTGCAGGGTGGTGTGAGGTCCAGTGCACTTGCAAATCGAGATGTCTTTAAAGCAGTACTCGCCCAACAAATATTACTAGGGACATAAATATGTTGACAGGTATTTCAGACATTGAgtatttgaaaagataaaaaatattgctattttaaaaaaaaattggttacCATTGGAGGACAAATATAATAATACAATATCTAAGGTGTAAATATATATGACAAATTGAGAATGTGATGAGTGATGAGATAATTCCATGTTAAAAACCCAACAGCTTTCCCCACTTCTATACTGACTTCTAGGCACTTCATGGGTGATTGCTGACCAACCCCCGCCATTTGTGACAAATATTAGTTGGAAAATCAACTATCTTTTAGGATTTGAAAGCTGACATAGAACCACTTGagatattttctttgtttcaCCTTTTTTATACTAATCCatttactgtttttgtttttgcaacaGAATTTAGTAATTTCTCTAGTAAGTATTTTGCATTATATCAACTTATTTGATGTCCTTCTTTGCTTATGTGGTTTAACTACAACTTGAAAACTTCTCTAAATTTAACTTAATTTTCCCATGGGTGAGTCTCCTAGAAAACTTCAGACTATGGATGTAATAGAGTAAATATATGAATCACCACTTAACTTTCATAGGTCCTCAGAGTATTCTGAAGATCTCCAAAATATTATTACTTTATGAACCTAGATTTTGAGAAATAAGAAATAGGCTTTAATTTTTATAGTTTGACCTCCATATTTTTAGAGTGTTCAGAACTACATTCTCCTTTAATGGGTGAAAAATTCTTATTGAAAATCCCTTTGAAAAcacaaaaaacataaataaaagaaaaaaaaccatgaCCAGATATTTTGAGGGTTCAAAAAATAAGTATAAGGAAATGTTAGAAAATGTTTAACGGCGGAAGTATGTAGAGAGACTGCTCCAAGTGCTTCCCTTTGTAAGTGGGGACAGCTTATATTCTATATTCTATAGATATAGCAGTAGAAAATATAGCAAATACTACACTGTTTACAAGACTTCTCTGTGCCTGTTATTCTTGCACAATTAACCAAGCATTTCCTGGGATACCTCACAATATGAATGAGATGAAAATTTGCTGAGCAGCATCAAAATGAGGCTCAGATGAGTTTGAACTCTAATTGCCAAGTACTCACTCCTGAGTTTTGCCCATTTTTGACCTGGGAGAAGAGCTCTGTCTCTCCTTGGCATCTCCCATCCACTGTGTCTGCAGCCAGATGGGTCAGTCCAGCCAGCTCTGTACCATGTGGGATTTGGGGAGCTCAGTCATCTCTGCTTTATGTGAACCTGGTGCctggccagtgggagcagggccccgGGGAGCCCAGAGCTCAGCCTACAGAGACAGCAGGAGGCCTGAGCACACCACCAGGCAGCAGCCCTCCTGAGCCCAAGAGAGAGGACCTGGCCATGTGCCAGGGTGGACAGTGGATATCACAGTGGAACTCCTCTGCTGAGCATAGCCCTAAGTCATTATTGGAAATCAAGTAACACTGAGGAGAGACTGATGGTGCTCACTGTGAGTTTTAGTCTCTGCCCTTAGTGGGAGTGAGGGGTGTTTACAAGGGATCAGTTAACATTAAGGGTGGTGGGTAACTCTCTCTCACCCACCCACCTGTAAGTGGGAAACCTCTAACAGTATCTCCAGGTCAGCAGCATCATTTCTTATCCTTGAGATGAAATCCACACGATATAAAGTTAACATTGGTAACAGTCTATGGTTGTCAATTCAGTGTTATATACTATATTTCAAAATTGCACAACATCCAACTATATCTTGTTACcaaatatttctatttcttcaaatGAACCATCTAATATATTACACACACTATATCTGCTTATCATTAATTACAGTCACTGGAAACCACTGTGTATAATCCCCAGTTTTTAATTTATATGTCCTAGACTTTTTGTTTGACTAGAATAATTCAATATGTGTTGTTTTTATGTCTTAACTATTCCTGGTGTTTTCAAAATTAGTCCACATTGTAGCATTTAccactattttatttctttaagtcAATGGATAAGAGTCCATTATATATTTACACCAGAatttaaaaaatccatgtccactgATAGATGTTTTTCCCTTCACTCTTTTAACACAATGTGGGATTTGATGGTGATCTTCTATAGGGGCTTCTTTGCATCCTGGGAGAAAGTACACATGAATATGGTCTATAATCCATCTGATGTGTTGCTGGACTTTTTTGCTaggttttattgagaatgttagTCTATATTCTGATTAAAGCAATTATTATGTAATCTTCTTTTCTTGTACTTTGTGGTCGCTCTCTTCTCCAgtgaggaggtccacagaacagggtagaggagaatgTGGCTGTGGAGTCACTATTGAAGACCTCCAGAGACCAATAAGGaaacaggtctgattttatttgcagttaccatgtatatatactcaggcagtagccaaGCAGATTACATGCCACCACCAATACAATTTTTGGCCAACTGTCTTTGCAGTGACCAATTGAGGAGCAGGCCTTGGAGTAAGAACAGGGACTGCAACACAGGGCCTCATGCCTTGTGCCCAGGTCTGTGCCTATGGGTTAAGAGGTTTGCCGTTCACACGCCTTGCATGGGGGATGGTTtgccactcagatgcccttaacATATGCCTTGTATGCAGAACTCCATTCATTTGACCCCACATTGTGCTGCCATTTTCCATATTGTCTTTAACTACTCATCCCCAACCTTGTGCCCGTCctaaagaaaaaataaggaagaaaataaatctgTGTTTATCCAGAAAAAGAGAGAACAAAGACCATGTATCTATAGCCATAGGAATGATGGCAACCTTGGTCTTTAGGCCACTAGGTCTGTGAGATTGAAAGACCCAAAAAGCAGGCATGTTACTGTACGGTCCCAGGGGACTCCGAGGCTAGGAAAAGAATACAATGTAAGTGACTTCATCTGCAGTAGAGACAACATTACTTATTATGTCTATACACCTTATTTGactttgagtcccatggacaatgaaAAGAAGGGAAATGTCCAGGaacaggattcagtatttgactTGGTCACCATTGTATAGCTAAAGGGTGATCCTACATTCCTGAAAATTCAAAAGTTACAAAGGAATCTTTAACCTTTTGTACTTGTATTGGTACAGACCAAACTAAGCTCCAGAGCCCAGCACAGGGAAGGAACTCTGATTATGATGAgccacagagggaaagctaatgaAGGACTGTCACAGAATGACCCGTGAGCATCGTCTCCTTGTCTCATTCATGATCTTCAGCAGACCCTGGGCCAAGGCCAGCAGCCTCCACTCCTTTATGGACATTTCATGTGAGACATAGTGAGCAGGACCTGGCATTGGTCATCAGAGCAATGTAGTTTCTAAAATAAGAACAATCTCAGGTGTACTGATGATCAGTCTAGCTTTCACAGGTTATCTATCATTTCTAGTATAACCTTCCCTATGTCTAGGAAGAAAGTACAAAATGCAAAAAGCATTATAAAAGAATACTAAGTCAGATGCCTAGAAAGAAGTTTAATGGAGAAAGAATGATGTAGATAGATACCTTCTCTTCAATCCATCAGCAGTGTTCCACAAGTGAGGTATCCCAGGTAAAAAGGACtcctctgtttttatatttatgagaaggaatgattaggaaatcaggaaagaaAGTTAAGAATAATGAAGAAGAGGAATCTGCTTCTTGGTTCCCCAGAGGGGTCCGGGAGTCATAGTGCTCACCATGGAGGGAGAGGAGCTCTATGACCTTCCATGGAATCCTGTCCTTCTTGGCCTTGGACTGTCCCTGGACTATTGGAATTGTTTTTCCTCCCATCCTCAGGACCTCAGAGAGGCCAGCAGCATTGCTCAGGGCAGAGCCAGCTGCAGACTTCTCATGAACACAACACTCATCAAACATTCTTCAGAGTGAGGGGCAAGTGAGTTTGGGGCCTGCCCCTCCTAGGCACAATGGCCTCTGTGGAGGTGGGAGGCCTGTGCTCAGGGCTGGAGCAAATCCAGTTGTCCTGTGGGCTTTTTCTTTAGAGGGATGCATTAAGTCTCTAATCTACAGCAAGCACAGTGTGAAAACAGGGTTTTCTCAGCAGAGGCTGGAGCCATACTGATCCTGGCAGCCAACAGCAGCCCATCTGCTCCATGCATATCCCTGAGCATGCTCAGAGTCATGTCCACCATGCACCCCAGGTATGGTCAGTGGTTTCTGTGTCAAGTTTCTGAGTCCTCAAGAGACCTCCTGGCTGCTCTCCCAAGAGTTTCCATTTGAATTTATACATTTGTACCCTCTCACATGcagagggacacagagaaaaatacCTTTTACTCAGAATggtctttattatttatatttgtgcCTGAGATAAAATGTATTACTGCTAAAATGTGGATGCTGTTTCATAGCTCAGCAGGTAGTCTCATATGTGGAGTAAGTCTTAAATATGTTActgctttctctttttctacaGTTCAACCTAATGTCATTTTATGAAGGTTGAATAGAAATAATAGTGTAAATCACAAAATTATTATATTAAAACTTTCATGGGTCTTAATTAAGTGATACCAGGGTAGGCAGTGTAACTTGTAAAGCGCAGATTTGAAGACCTTCATCTAATCATATATCTTAACAGTAAAGTTAGGCAAATGCTGACAGGCAGCTTTATAATTTCCCTGAGAACTACTCTCTTTGCATTTGTGTTTCCACAGCTTCCTTTACCTGCTTGTTCCAGAGACTGTTCCACTTGAAAATGGGGGAAAGGCTGGGCAGGTTGGCACGTACCTGTAATTtcagtgtgaggctgaggcaggaggatcacaagttcatggaAAACCTGGGTAACTAAGCATggacctgagcaacttagcaagaccctgtctcaagaataCCAGTGGCAGTATGTCCATAGCACCTAGGGGAGCTGTTCTTGTGCCCCAGGACCTCTGGCAGGATCCAAAGCCAAAGAGTGATAGACATCTTCTAACTGTCCAAAATCTCAATGAAATCCAAACCAAGATTCAGTAAGAATTTCATTCAGTTTGGCATGGTTTACTACAAAGAATTCTAATGTGAGCACACAAACTGTGGCCTGTTGGTGTATCCTGAGGCAAGCAATGTGGTTTAGAATTTTGAATTATACTTTTGTTTGAATTTCTCTttctattcatttatattttcaaatttattaattatattttttcttatttttttgtcttccaaattaattatttctcttttaatattttgaattttgtctTATTTAACTCAAGATTTTAAGTAGTCTTTTTCAAATTATTAAACATCTGCAGCAGTTTCTACATTTTAAGTTATTcttgacataattttattttttctcttttatttgaaaCTCCAAGTTTGCTGACTTACAATGTTAGCttcaatttttgttttatatttctccTTGGATACCTCATACATaatatttgagttctctttcacaATAGCATCACCAAATattacatttttctttaaagaaaattacTTTTATCATCAATTCTGATTCTAATTTTCTATCATGTGAGGCTTTTTCCCCAGGTGCTTAAGCACTTAGATCTTTTTGTCCACCCAGGGACTCCAATTGCTGGGTTTTGTTCATGACCAAAACACTCAtgggtcactccaggggaactgggctaactgggctgttcaaaataaccacacaagagatacaaatacctttttcattggggtcactgtgacagctcctctgactTTAAGGGTCCTtagaacgagagagagagagagagagagagagagagagagagagagagagagagaatgctctgagcacttttattgagaagaagctattcaaatgaggcaaggggtcaggtttcagagggctgagtctagcttcatgatgcccactgtcagcaggttgactgacacctggtaggccacacccaagggcacagtaagataaggggacacacaaaggcatttccatggaacactctatcctaaacagggcaaggggttatattacaaaggaacaggtgagcatagctccacccatggggctgtagcaagacaatgTCCCTGGAACCCACAAAGGGCAGGGCAGTCTGGCATGGCTGCTGCCAAATGCCTCAATCACTCAGCCAGAAAGTGACTCAGTCACAtacaaggttggtctcccacaatcATGCTGTTGTTGACTTTCTTCTCACATTTCCTTCAACTTTTTTACATTTGATTATGATGTTTCCTACACTGAAGTATCTTAAACTTAAAAGAAGAATGTTTTTATTCCAAGCCATCAAGGTCTATATTCAGAATATTTTTTTGAGATGAGTTTGTGCCTGCTACACCTGCTATGTTATGGATGATTCCCAGGATAATTGATGAACTCCACCAAAAACTGTtagaaataataaacaaattcaaaagaaataaggatacaaaataaatacacaaaacaaGTATCATCTCTACAGAGTAATAGCAAAATTGCTACAAAACAAATCAAGAAGTCAATATATTTTAATGGTTTCAAAAgatatctaaaaataaatttaattgtctgcttaggttgtctgggATGAACCTCTTTGTCTTCATCTTCTACTTTGTCATTAAGCATCCCAACCCTCATATTAAAATGTGATTCTGTCTGATGTAACTTTTCTTTGAATTGTCCAATATCTCTGTTTTTAGTTTTGGAATAATACTTGCAATTAAGGTCAGACAGGCAACAGAGCTGTTTGGCCTTTTTTGGCTTTCTCCTGTCTCTGTTTTGTCTTCACAGGTTTTGCAGGGTGGGTTGCAGCAGGCACTCAGTGAACCTGATGTCATGAGTAATAAACCATGCCCTCCTGCAACCTTTAGAAGATATAATCACTAAACCAATTGATCAGTGTTCATGGCAATGAATTTAAACAGTCAAGTGATAACAGTTGAAGAAGTAGGGAATTTATTCACTGAAGACAAGGGAaacatttaattcattttattttattttcattctttcaaCTTGCCACATCTTGGGACTGGCCACTAATTACTGTGAGGAACAAtgccctagagacagtttcttctAATCACTTTCtttatttatggaaaaaaaagttGTTGCCCTTTTACTTCCCAACTGCTACTGTCTGTGCCCTCCTTGTATTTAAACACAGAGATATTCAGGGCTGAGAGAAGTCTCAAGACAGGTAGGTCTGCAGGTGATGCCTGGTCTGGACCCTGCTTTGCCCAGCTCTGTTGCTGACCTGCTTCCTCACTGGTAAGCTGCTGATTTTGTGAGATAGAAAGTAGATATgacaatagaataaataaaactagAAAAGGCTCAGAAGGCATAACAGGTCTCAGACTTGAAGGGGATTGAAGCTATGTGCAACTGTGGAGcagaatatattaaaaacacaCAAATTATCAACCTCAAGAATATCATGTTTGTGTTGTAGATTTTTCATGctacagcacacacacacacacacacaggcacacacacacacacacacacacactcacacacacctgTTTTCACTACTGTTGCAGAAATCTCTTAgcacattttcatttccacaccaCAGCAATGAACTTAAAACACCTCATATTGAGAGGTGTGAAGCAAGGTGGAGGATTATTAAGTGAAGCATCACTGTCAAGCAAGCCTAGTGATTAATTATCACACATTTCTTCACCTTACACGTGCTCGTAAGAATCACAATCAGTCATAGTAAAACTATACCTAGTTAGAATTGAAATGCACACGTTTCTTTATGTAAGATAACTTGATGTAACAGCTGAGGTGTTCTTGAGCCCAAATCTGACAATTCCAGAGGGAGGCAGGAGCAGGGCAGATTCTCCCTCAGCAGATGAGGTAGTTTGGGGCCTTAACCTGGACAATGGTGGCTTTTGGAAAATATCAGTGCAAAATGGCCATTGTTTCAGTGAGATGAAAGAGGGGTCTCAGTGAAGTACTCTGAATATTTAATAAGTTAGGAATTGCATTTGCATTTCATTTTCAACATTTCAAAATCCAATTGATTTAAACTTTAGGTGCAGAAAGTGATATTAGAAAACAAGGACACAAATGCCTTGGTAAAAATTTACCTAAACTATAAAAAAGGCAATGAATGAAATaccaataaaaatgaagaaagaaaaaaaaatcacatagaagaagaaaggatGGTAAACAATATTAAATGCTTTTAATTGGGGATTTGTGTTGTTTATATAATAATCCAAGGCTAAGCATGAAGGCTAAAATATCAAATAAgctaaaacatatttaaatataggTATAAGCTCAAAGGTTAATTCCTATTATCAGGGAATGAGTACTA is a genomic window of Callospermophilus lateralis isolate mCalLat2 chromosome 5, mCalLat2.hap1, whole genome shotgun sequence containing:
- the LOC143400308 gene encoding olfactory receptor 14C36-like → MVTEFLLLGSPDGWDLSFLYFTVFTMTYLGTLLGNLLIVTVTTADKHLHTPMYFFLRNLSILDMCYISITVPNACVNSLTGNRAISVAGCATQIFLVIFCACVELLFLTIMAWDCYVAICQPLQYPLIMNPQICVRMTLASLLSGLLYAGVHTGNTFQLSYCQSNVVHQFFYDVPSLLRLSCSDTTSNMVLLLVSAVAVVSGENVDLEFGAAL